Proteins encoded within one genomic window of Mya arenaria isolate MELC-2E11 chromosome 13, ASM2691426v1:
- the LOC128215056 gene encoding uncharacterized protein LOC128215056: MDEEQEYSKALETFNKVYKTEIPGLKPLQAKTLNVLLSGKDCVCCLPTGYGKSLIFEILPFIDPTCLVLVVEPLNVIMVQECQKLGDSAICLSAESDLGPVKDGNIKYIFCHPEDILNNKSIIELFRCEHMNERKTFLVIDEAHCVLEWGDDFRPNYKQLANLRSVFVCNVLALSATVTCVGQRELIKNLNLIDCECVCAPPTKANIELIVLKRPSATARGNCASTPYDYIFERVLHELNDLGSQFPITVIYCKSMQWIGYGYQLAREILNNKFYVGDQIPENARVVMFHSSMEGSSGKLKQMILDSLQKPPEHCSIRLVFASVALGMGADLQHVKRVIHAGQPSSLETYVQEIGRWGRGGAHANAILYYNNSDLGIQHMQASMKDYCKTDKCKREFINEHFGFDLSDRPTICCNICQSDLGLEWDFSQLLIK; the protein is encoded by the exons ATGGATGAg GAACAAGAATATTCAAAGGCCTTAGAAACCTTCAACAAGGTCTATAAAACTGAAATTCCTGGATTAAAGCCTTTGcaagcaaaaacattaaatgtgcTGCTTTCTGGAAAGGATTGTGTCTGCTGCCTCCCAACTGGCTATGGGAAATCTCTTATCTTTGAAATTCTTCCATTCATTGACCCAACTTGTTTAGTATTAGTAGTGGAACCTTTAAACGTGATCATGGTGCAAGAGTGCCAGAAGCTTGGTGACTCAGCTATTTGTCTTTCAGCGGAAAGTGATTTAGGTCCCGTCAAAGatggaaatattaaatatattttttgccaTCCAGAggacattttaaataacaagagcATCATTGAGCTGTTTAGATGTGAACATAtgaatgaaagaaaaacattctTAGTCATTGATGAGGCGCATTGCGTTTTGGAATGGGGCGACGACTTTAGACCTAATTACAAACAACTAGCTAACTTAagatctgtttttgtttgtaatgtgTTAGCTCTTTCAGCAACGGTGACATGTGTTGGACAAAGAGAActaattaaaaacttaaatctCATAGATTGTGAATGTGTTTGTGCTCCGCCAACAAAGGCAAACATTGAACTTATCGTGCTAAAAAGACCAAGTGCTACTGCCAGAGGAAACTGTGCAAGCACTCCCTATGATTACATCTTTGAAAGGGTACTGCACGAGCTCAATGATCTAGGTAGCCAGTTCCCAATCACTGTTATTTACTGTAAGTCTATGCAGTGGATAGGCTATGGATACCAGCTGGCCAGAGAAATCCTGAATAACAAGTTCTATGTTGGTGATCAGATTCCAGAAAATGCACGGGTAGTGATGTTCCACTCCTCAATGGAAGGCAGCAGTGGTAAG CTGAAACAGATGATCCTGGATAGTCTTCAAAAGCCGCCAGAGCATTGCAGCATCAGACTGGTGTTTGCATCAGTGGCTCTTGGCATGGGAGCAGACCTGCAGCATGTCAAGCGTGTGATACATGCTGGCCAGCCATCTTCATTagaaa catATGTTCAAGAAATTGGACGGTGGGGAAGAGGTGGTGCACATGCTAATGCCATCCTGTACTACAATAACAGTGACCTAGGTATTCAGCACATGCAAGCAAGCATGAAGGATTATTGTAAAACAGACAAATGCAAGAGGGAatttataaatgaacattttggaTTTGATCTGTCTGATAGGCCAACTATTTGTTGTAATATCTGCCAATCTGATCTTGGTTTGGAATGGGATTTTTCTCagctattaataaaataa
- the LOC128214929 gene encoding 5-hydroxytryptamine receptor 6-like, giving the protein MMDIFLLRNQSVVVNNTCSPLPGILNYIYGLNKSNEQEAFGDDEVSPGRIGTGIVLFFIAALTVTGNIMVFAAVIFNKKLRSVSNLFIMSLSMADLLLGTVVMIPATLNEIFGRWILASGFCVVWAGFDVMLCSASVLNVCLISLDRYIAVMSPLRYKVIVTHRRAFAMIAAAWAIAICASFIPLGTGIHNPDLPTLTDLTFLTETPQCLFIPSLTFVLIASTVTILLPIIVAFVLYYRVSKEAKRQACFVGVLIAPSNMLLGAKVANKHIREPFTRKATITLGIIVGAYVVTWAPFLITNILEALCNCVPAKLFSAFVWLGYFNSLINPIIYPFFMRDFRNVYLTALFKVCPCLTFLQKYKRDRVLFQNSVEFAKRSSGPVEDTL; this is encoded by the coding sequence ATGATGGATATATTTTTGCTTCggaaccagtcagtagttgttAATAATACCTGCAGTCCTTTACCAGGAATCTTAAACTATATCTACGgattaaataaatcaaacgaACAAGAGGCATTTGGTGATGATGAGGTTTCACCAGGAAGAATTGGGACAGGAAtagttttattctttattgCTGCCTTAACAGTTACCGGAAATATAATGGTATTCGCCGCTgtgattttcaacaaaaaattaCGGTCAGtttcaaacttatttattatgtcTCTAAGTATGGCCGATTTATTGCTAGGGACTGTGGTGATGATTCCTGCAAcacttaatgaaatatttggaCGCTGGATACTGGCAAGTGGATTTTGTGTTGTCTGGGCGGGCTTCGATGTCATGCTCTGTAGTGCGTCAGTGTTAAACGTGTGCCTGATAAGCCTTGATCGATACATTGCTGTGATGTCACCTCTACGTTACAAGGTCATCGTGACCCACCGACGGGCGTTTGCTATGATAGCTGCTGCTTGGGCAATAGCGATTTGTGCGTCTTTCATTCCCTTGGGGACAGGTATTCACAATCCTGATTTACCAACTCTGACTGACCTAACATTTCTTACGGAAACACCTCAATGTCTTTTCATTCCAAGTTTAACATTTGTGCTAATAGCATCAACTGTGACTATATTGCTGCCGATAATTGTTGCATTCGTTCTATATTACCGGGTATCTAAGGAAGCGAAACGTCAAGCATGTTTCGTAGGAGTTCTTATTGCACCTAGCAACATGCTCCTAGGCGCAAAAGTAGCAAACAAACATATCAGAGAACCTTTCACCAGAAAAGCTACAATAACCCTCGGAATAATTGTGGGTGCATACGTTGTGACATGGGCTCCATTTttgattacaaatatattaGAAGCCTTATGTAATTGTGTTCCTGCCAAACTATTTAGTGCTTTTGTGTGGCTAGGGTATTTTAACAGTCTCATAAATCCAATCATTTACCCTTTCTTTATGCGTGATTTTcggaatgtttatttaacagCGCTGTTTAAAGTTTGCCCGTGTTTGACATTTCTTCAAAAGTACAAACGTGACAGAGTCCTTTTCCAGAACTCGGTGGAGTTCGCAAAGCGTTCATCGGGACCCGTGGAAGATACACTTTAA